In the genome of Stomoxys calcitrans chromosome 4, idStoCalc2.1, whole genome shotgun sequence, the window TAGCCCAACCGGAAATGTGAATTTACTCGGAGACCGGTCCGGCCCATTGTGACACCTtggtaagaagaagaagaaaaggaaAACTAAGTGCGAATTACGATAATAAAAAACCCTGTCACCTGCTTCGACCGGAAGGGGATTTAGGGAGATGGCGAGATAAGGATATatggaataacaagtaaaagcgtgctaagttcagccgggctaaatcttgggaacccattaccatggattatgctaaaatatgggagctatatctagttatagaccaaattggaccgtacttggtgtcatgcaaaattttagacaaatcgaaaaaaaatcgcggcttgtaagggctcaagaagtcaaatcgggagatcggtttatatcggagctatatcatgttcttgaccgatttgaaccgtacattttttttttcatatattcggcgttgacaaattttttcacagcttgtgactctgtaattgcattctttcttctgtcagttatcagctgttacttttagtgtaaaaaaagtatatttgattaaagttaaattaaaaatgcatttactttcttttaaaaaatccgcaattactttttgggcaacgcaatagtgcagttgttgggagtcataacagaacaccacgtaaaaaatgtcagccaaatcggatgagaattgcagcttccaggggctcaacaagtcaaatcgggagatcgatttatatgaaaactatatcaggttcttgaccgatttaaactgtacttggctccattgttgagagtcataacaaaatactttatacaaaatttcagccaaatcggataaaaattgtggcttccatgggctcaagaagtcaaatcgggagatcggtttatatagtagctatatcatgttcttgaccgatttggaccgtactaagcacagttgctggaagtcataacagaacactatgtgcaaaatttcatcaaaattggacgaaaattgtggcattcatggcctcaagaagtcaaatcgggagatcggtttatatggaagctatatacaaatctgaaccgatattgcccgtttccaatccccaacgacctacatcaatataaagtatctgtgcaaaatttcaagcggctagctcgacgtgatttcaacagacggacggacggacatggctagatcgactcagaacgtcgaccggtatcatgatttcgacagacggacggacggatgaacggacggacatggtgttacaaacggaataactagattagtatacgcccatcctatggtggtgggtataataaaaacgtgctaaattcggacgaaccgaatctttgaaacccaccaccatggattaaaCGTACAATtgtcacaaaataaaattagttgaaaggcataattttactctatgtaccaaacttctgccaaatcggacaaaaatgaaagcttctggGAACGGAACAAGGACAatcgagagattgatttatatgggagccaaaatgcaaattttgcccatgaaaattccccTGTTCCATAAGGAACAGGACCCCTGCTCctgaattttgcccctgttccttatggaacatatcaatgagtgcgtgattcaagttttaagctcaatggtaaggggcctccttttaaaagctgagtccgaacggcagtgcgacacctcttttacatggcatagtacctcgccaatgttgccagcattaggaggggaaaaccaccgctgaaaatttttttctgatggtttcgccaggattcgaacccaggcgttcagcatcataggcggacatgctaacctctgcgctactgtggccgccaccatgggagctagatcaggtaaaagaccgatttggaccgtactggcacagttgttggaagtcgtaacagacaAATCGGATCCAGGGGATCCAGGCGAGAAATcgagaggtttatatgggtgctatatcaggttatagaccgatttcagccgtacttggcaaagttattgaaagtcataatagaacaccacatgcaaattttttgccaaataggacaaaaattataGTCTGcaggagctcaagatgtcaaatcggaaaattgagTTATATGgcaagttatagaccaatttgaaccgtacttaatgTAGttagttggaagtcagaacagaacacttTTTGCCAacttatagccaaatcggacaaaaattgcggcttccattgactccagatcaatatttcgagctgttacaaacgtaatgactagattagtgtacccccatcctggtggtgggtataaacatataTAAGAATAGAATAGGGAACAAGCGCCTATACATAGCTGAAAGACTTCTTTTTTAGGATTGAAAAGCCTGTGTCTTTAAGACCCGGCCTGGGCAATACAGGTGTTCGATcatctcctcctcatcctcaccAAGATAGCGTCCGCAGTAGTCGTTGTGCGGGACTCCCATGCACGCCGCCATATGTGCTATCGCACAGTGTCGGGTTTGGACTCTTGTAGTCGTACTCAGTAACCCTATATCAAGAGCCAGcaattccctcgtcctcctctggcCTACAGCTGGCCAGAGTGTTCTGGGAATCCGACAACCAGCCACAGACTCCTACCCCGCCACCCCCTCCACACGTGAGCCTGCCGCAGAGGATCCTCTTCTTACATACTCGGATGCCCGCCCTTTCATTCACCAGAATACCAAATTGTATGGGAACCCAGGAAAACACATTCCGCCACGAACTTGGACTTCATCGTCCTCGAATTTGAGACCCTTTGAGgaccgccatactgtccacacaTATCGTGAGTTTCAAAAGTGGAGCTGCTTTGCAGTCACGGAAATGGCACATACCTCTGCCTTAAAAGCCGTACACTAGTTCTGCAATCTTACTAACACACCTATGTCAAGTGTCTCCGATTAGACCCCCAATCCCGTTTCTGGCTCCATCTGGGGGCCGTCAGTGAAGACCAAGGTCTCATCCAAGTCAAACAAAGCATACGCTTCCAATTTCTCCCTTACGGGAAAGCGTAAGCGCTATCTTAGATTCACATCCCCCATTTTAGATTTCAACGGGTTGCTTATTCAGCCTTTCCTCCAGACTCGCGTACGCCAGTCTGTTCACTTTTCGAAGCTCCCTGCTTCGTGTACTTTTCTCCACTGGTCTCACATTGGCTGTGTTCATACAATATATCATCTTTGGGCTGACTACACACTTTCTGCAGGAGTAGACGGCGCATATAGCTTATCGGCACTTTTCCTCCGTATTCCTTTTCCAGAACAGTTTGGAATCGAGAATTAGGCATAAGTATTCCGCCTCCTTTGGTAATTGCAAAGTGGTCCCGTTCAAAGACGGAAGTCTGAAATCCGTTATCGTATACCTCTGAGTGAAGAGCACCCCCTCCTCCTTCCATGGGTTAGCCCCTTGCCGATTTCTCGTAACCCATCTCGATAACCTTCACAATGACCTTTCAATAATCTCGATGATCAATAACAGAAATTTACCTCGAATCAATAAGAGGATATCATCTGCAAATGGAATCAGTCTCACGCCATATCTGATGAGATAGATAGAATTATGTTTATCTCCAGGATCCAGGGAAATGACGAGAATACCCTCCTTGAGGCATTCCCTTGTCACCCACCTACAAAACACGCTTTCTCTGAATTCCCCATTAATAATCCTGTCGCGAAGCATATTATACTGATAATACTTAGGCGGATCAACGTGCGGTCCAGGGTGGCGACAATCGACCCCATCTCCACGATGTTAAATGCCCCTCAATATCAAGAAAGGCCGCCATCATATACTCTTTATGTCGGAGAGACATCTTAACCTCTCGTAGGGCCGTCTCCTTTGACCTCACCTTGAGGCAAAAATGTTTTGCCACCTTAATTTCCTCCATGTCAGTCTCACCTTCAATTTCAGGTCTACACTTTTGCTGATGTACTGATCGTCAAATCGAAGGCCACTTTAGCGCAGTGGTtaacatgttcgcctatgacgctggacgcctgtgttcgaatcatGGCTAGAACaccagaaataattttttagcggtggattttcccttctaatgctggcgagatATGTGAGGTCCTAACCTATGTAAAAGCTTCTTcccaaaaggtgtcgcactgcggcaaacCTTTTGGAAAAGGTTTCGGTTTAAATGTAGTTTAGAGAAGGACcttgaagtaatatcagcatcgtgctagagcacgattttgtttgagccccataatgtcaagcattttgaaggaggctatcaagatattcagggctgtgGGATCTCGTTCAGatttacacaaattaatttttttgtattggttatctacattcaaaatcatattttaaagcGACCACTTAggatactacattcttaaagattcgcaggtcctcctgtgtccatcccaatttctaccatattctatcctgatcggccttcatatatgttttcatattattcttaattccttttATTTAGGGTAGGATGGGgagagggggattgccctctgacacgtcctttaatttttgtaccatatattctctgacgttgcatttattgggaggaaGGGTTGGTCCCCCTGGCGCTAAGAACCAAATGACAATATATTTGAGTCTTtcattgtcgcgatctactgtcctgcggaacggtaggacgtaACTCAGATACTTCAATTCTTATACCAACATTATATAcgaattgacatattatcccgatcgaactaaaTGTCCTATTGATAGTTATTTATTGGGTAGCCCGGTCCCAGACTTtgtcctaattgtgcatgccagattcgtagtcaagtcccaaagaccattcattcaatacccattttgtgatgttggacatttatgcccgttttgggttttttttggattggggaggccccctagacaccttggaccaaattcttataacagatgtgtactcagtttccaaatatctttcgtttgatacatatattgtcccaatcggtaaacatgtcctgttaaggggttttggagggtggggaggcacctcagacaccaaggaatacatttttatatcagcattggactctacctttaaataactttcatttgatatccatattttcccaatcggtaaatttgtcctgctgggtgggttttgggtgcTGGGAAGGGCCCTCAGACATCAAAAAATAATTGGTGATTTGTATTCTACCTATATACTCAAAGCGGTTAAGGTGTCCAGttgggtagttttttttttttttggggggggggggagctCCCCGACACTTAGActaacattttataccaaattcgtactctactcttatatgtctttcatttgatacccatattgtcccaatcggtgcacATGTCCGTTTCGGTGGGTTTTgaaatggggcgtccccccagattatttgtccccaaaattttgtaacaatttcgtgtttttggagtaccataaggtggcatacaaaatttcgcttaaatcggtgcacgcaactccgagatctggcgtttttgaaagtttgggcatgggggagggtccgccccccttcggatatcaaaaaatgtagtatctctaccatctgtgaaaatttcatgaaaatcggttcagccgtttctgagtgtatacggaacagacaaacaaattaagctcaacaatttcatttttatatacgaGTTATAATccatttctattttatttttccagGCAGCATTATTTTCATATCCGGCGGTTTGAACATGGCGCAGGGTGTTGGTTGGAATTTAGACTTCATGATGGGTGACCAATTTAACATTTCATGGTTTATTGCTGTAATTGCAGCAACTTTGGTATCTTTGCCCCTGCTCAGGATTACCACTATGAAAATGATTATGGTAGGTCCCTGCTATAAGATTTATGCAACATCTATAATAACttcctaaaattttatatttttttaagggtTTTGCCTCATTGCTCATCCTAATCGGAGGCATTCTATTCATAAGTGGTCCCGAGGAGTATAACACCGTGTTGACGGGACGTTACCTTAATGGCATTGCCATAGGACTGATCATAGTTCCCTTCATCAAAAATGCCAGTGAAATAGCTGACGTGGCGCATCGTGGCACATGCCTTGGCATGGAACAATTCTCAATGAGTTTGGGCATAGCCATACAAATGAATTATCCTTTCATTGGGATTACCTCATATGACTTTCCTGCAAAtcgtttacatggcatattggACTTGATCTGTGCCTTTCTGGCCGCCGCCTTGCTGGTTACCATTGTAGAGTCACCCATCGAGCAAATACGCAAAGACAATAATAGTGCTGCCTTGAAAACTATAGCCAGCTTGCGTAGCCCTCCCCTTTGTCCAAATGAGTTCGAAACCCTTTTGGAGCAGCACAAAACCTATGTAAAGGAAGAGGAGCAACTAACGCTACTGGCGAGTTTTAGGCGAGCCACAACACCTCTCCTAAAATTACTTTTGGTGCGCAGTATGTTGGTGGTCTTTTGTTGTTCCATAACTCTTAATATGGGAATGATGCATAACTCCTTCAGGATGGACTACACCTGGGCCCCCCTTGGAATGgtaatttgtcgagttctaggAGGGGTCATTGCCATTTGTATGGTAGATAATGTAAATCGCAAATTTGCCTCCATACTGCCAGTGGCTGTCATAGGCTGTTTGCTCATTGTATTGGGCTATAACAGCCCAAGAGGCAAACATGAGCCATACAACAAGGATATGGAGGATTATGTGGACGAGACTATGTATGACAATACGAACGATGAAAGGTGGCTTCCTTATTATCTGTACATGTGTCTACAACTATTTACTGGCTTCTTTGTACCCTATACTTCAGTGTACTTGGGCGAAGCTTTCCCTTTGCGCATCAAGCCCATTCTAATAGCTTTGATAGTCACTATGGAACAGCTCCtgcatattatttttattgaaactcTTGATGTGATAATAGGCAACACTCTTATCATCCAAGGCATTATAAGTGTGGTGGTGTTCTTTCTCTGTGTTGCCATGATTCCGGAGACCCGCAACACAACTttgtctgaagcccaaaaacgTTTCAGGACCTTAATCACCTTTAGATAATGGGGAGAGAGGAAATATGGATTACAAGGAAACATGGATTACAAGGAAACATGGATTACAAGGAAACATGGATTACAAGGAAACATGGATTACAAGGAAACATGGATTACAAGGAAACATGGATTACAAGGAAACATGGATTACAAgttgttttatttcaattacCAAGCAACAATTTGATCGTAAAATGATTGAATAGAATGGAAAATCagtattattgaaaatttttaaacaaaatattttatttaaattttaataacattaatcgaatatttattatatataaacgaattatttataagaaaattcttgtagttgttcaataaaatgttttattatgcTAACACCGAAGGACGGGGAGCGggggtattcattttgtcatttcgtttgtaaaaattgcaaattttccccatgaacattttacaaaagaacaggggcaaacttctcacatatcaatgagtgcagtccgattcaaattttaagctcaatgataaggggcctcctttttatagccgagtccgaacggcgtgccgcagtgcgacacctctttgaagagaagtttgacatggcatagtacctcacaaatgttgccagcattaggaggggaaaactaccgctgaaaattttttctgatggtctcgccaggattcgaactcagacgttcagcgtctgcgctacggtggcctccgtagtttgtacatatcgaaatatcaatttccgaccatattaatcttcttatatataaaaatcaatttgtgtttatttgtaggtttatttgtttgtttgtttgtttgtgtgttccttatagactcagaaacggctgaatcgcttttcttgaaattttcacagatggtgcataatgatcccgtggtgaaaggAGGacactacatttttgatatctgaagggggggcggaccctccccattaccataatttttagaaatgccagaactcggagatgggtggtgcgatttaagcgaaatcttgtgtgctctcttaaagtaccctaaaaataaataaaatccaaatttcggacggtgtacctaggggggacgccccaccctaaaacctaccaaacatatatttagaccaatcacgacaatatgggactcaaaggaaaggtatttaagataagaaaacgtatctgatatccaattgtcggaccaacttccacaaaaaaacccccaaacagaacacccacaacaccacccaaatagaagtattttcttactattgatatatgaggctcaaataagagggtttttagattagaacacgaattcgatatatattttcaagggcaactcactgagtggccgcccatccctcaaaacaccccctaagccagtcatatttgccgactgtggaaatatggggctcaaattaaaggtatgtggaagtagaccacgtatctgatatcattattagagaccaattgtctaggggacgtcccaccactataacaaccccccaTTGAACGtacttgctcaccaagacaatgttggtcttaaagagagtggaactaaatatttatagttttaaggaccaatactccaaaccggacatatttggtgacttttgcaataaggagtttaaatgagatttataaacgaatttgatatccaatttttaggccaatggcaatatggggtccaattaaatgatatatggttatatgagaatagagcacgtcgctgatatattttccgggcttagtgtttgggggaccaccccaatctccaaaacacccctaaatcgggcatatttaccgaccctgtcaatgtggagcttaaatgaaaggtattggggggtagagcaagaattgatacctactttcgggaccaattttctggggatctacccctttcccaaaataccctacaaacagccattttttactgaccatcgcaatatggagctcaaataaaagtattttacagtagaatacgaatttgatttcgAAATGTAGGACCTTATATGTAGCGCATCACCCCTTCACCAAAATAcatcccaaagggtaaaaatttttcgaccatgccaatatgtggctcaaatgaaaggtattttagattaaaaaacgaatttgataacctattttggggccatgtgtttgggggacgcctcatcgtgtaaactccccttaaaccaatggcaatagggggtttaaataaatggtatttgaaagaacagcacgatgctgatattttttcaggtccaagtgtctgggggaccacctcaccgccaaaaacaaccctaaatcagatatcaagagaatatagagctgaaacatcctgtacaaccgagcagataaagaaaatggagaaagttgggaaccataactttgagacagtcagtaactttatctacctcggtaccGACGTAACCGAAagaaatgacaccagttttgagataaaccg includes:
- the LOC106088522 gene encoding uncharacterized protein LOC106088522 isoform X1, whose product is MPEEVPMLPRQQPYQPPMQQGQPTVVDVPTISAAPAPMEVKVAHRWRNMPQTTATVVGSIIFISGGLNMAQGVGWNLDFMMGDQFNISWFIAVIAATLVSLPLLRITTMKMIMGFASLLILIGGILFISGPEEYNTVLTGRYLNGIAIGLIIVPFIKNASEIADVAHRGTCLGMEQFSMSLGIAIQMNYPFIGITSYDFPANRLHGILDLICAFLAAALLVTIVESPIEQIRKDNNSAALKTIASLRSPPLCPNEFETLLEQHKTYVKEEEQLTLLASFRRATTPLLKLLLVRSMLVVFCCSITLNMGMMHNSFRMDYTWAPLGMVICRVLGGVIAICMVDNVNRKFASILPVAVIGCLLIVLGYNSPRGKHEPYNKDMEDYVDETMYDNTNDERWLPYYLYMCLQLFTGFFVPYTSVYLGEAFPLRIKPILIALIVTMEQLLHIIFIETLDVIIGNTLIIQGIISVVVFFLCVAMIPETRNTTLSEAQKRFRTLITFR
- the LOC106088522 gene encoding uncharacterized protein LOC106088522 isoform X2, encoding MAQGVGWNLDFMMGDQFNISWFIAVIAATLVSLPLLRITTMKMIMGFASLLILIGGILFISGPEEYNTVLTGRYLNGIAIGLIIVPFIKNASEIADVAHRGTCLGMEQFSMSLGIAIQMNYPFIGITSYDFPANRLHGILDLICAFLAAALLVTIVESPIEQIRKDNNSAALKTIASLRSPPLCPNEFETLLEQHKTYVKEEEQLTLLASFRRATTPLLKLLLVRSMLVVFCCSITLNMGMMHNSFRMDYTWAPLGMVICRVLGGVIAICMVDNVNRKFASILPVAVIGCLLIVLGYNSPRGKHEPYNKDMEDYVDETMYDNTNDERWLPYYLYMCLQLFTGFFVPYTSVYLGEAFPLRIKPILIALIVTMEQLLHIIFIETLDVIIGNTLIIQGIISVVVFFLCVAMIPETRNTTLSEAQKRFRTLITFR